In Humulus lupulus chromosome 6, drHumLupu1.1, whole genome shotgun sequence, a single genomic region encodes these proteins:
- the LOC133784967 gene encoding uncharacterized protein LOC133784967, which produces MSFFAEESSITRPPLLNDTNYPYWKVRMRAFIKSQDERVWRSILSGWTPPTDKDKEGTDDVKRSRFTMLQNNFDELRLLEFKTFSEFYEKLSDIANEFFALGEKLGESILVRKIVRLLPDRFDSKLLAMEEAKDFVKIKVEELMGSLRMFELNQQIKQKDKLKSSCEKNKECEGFGHIQSECANTLKKNKKGLNVTWSDDETKSSEEDEGNVALTSALSSVFQEKLVCLNNIITESNIDGVVSNSDESEINEDSLAESYKVMYGSSIFEEIQNTRKISHARLGFVESQNKIDTKFVKSEKIHPRCSDLTLQVSDIASRSSALTKEKRSGNRDFLVNIRPMQCGGFPFGNGLAGNVIGMGILNFEGLPKLKNVMLVEGLKANLLSVSQICDQGYTVNFDNDHCYVLNSDKQWIVRGLPKLGKESVSKCEPCQLGKQLKVTHKCISDFNTTKVLELLHMDLMGTIQVESLNGNSHEFSAPKTPQQNRVVERKNHTLQEMVRVMLNSKKLPKRLWAEAMNTACYIINRVFLRRSTLKTPYEIWKGKKPNVSHFHVFGCAWYILRDRENTVKFDAKSNGVFIGYSVNSRAYRVYNMRTQTVMKSGNVVVDDFKDFSEFST; this is translated from the exons atgtctttctttgcagaagaaAGTTCCATAACTAGACCTCCTCTACTGAATGATActaactatccttattggaaagttagaatgagggCGTTTATCAAGTCACAAGATGAAAGGGTTTGGAGATCTATACTATCTGGATGGACTCCACCAACTGATAAAGACAAAGAAG GGACTGATGATGTCAAAAGATCACGTTTTACCATGTTACAAAATAATTTTGATGAATTGAGATTGTTAGAATTTAAAACTTTCTCTGAGTTTTATGAAAaattgtctgacattgctaaCGAGTTTTTTGCTTTGGGTGAGAAACTTGGTGAATCTATTTTAGTTCGAAAAATAGTTCGTCTGCTTCCAGATAGATTTGACTCAAAGCTTCTGGCAATGGAAGAAGCAAAGGATTTTGTCAAAATTAAGGTTGAAGAGCTAATGGGCTCTTTGAGAAtgtttgaactaaaccaacagaTCAAGCAAAAAGATAAGCTGAAATCCTCATGTGAGAAAAATAAAG AGTGTGAAGgttttggtcatattcaatcGGAATGTGCCAATAcgttgaaaaagaacaaaaaagggcTAAATGTCACTTGGAGTGATGATGAGACCAAAAGCAGTGAAGAAGATGAGGGAAATGTTGCTTTAACCTCTGCTTTGTCTAgtgtttttcaggaaaaacttgtGTGTTTGAACAACATTATCACTGAAAGCAATATTGATGGTGTAGTCTCAAATTCTGATGAGTCAGAAATCAATGAGGATTCATTGGCTGAATCTTACAAGGTAATGTATG GTTCGTCTATATTTGAAGAAATTCAGAACACAAGGAAAATAAGTCATGCTAGGTTGGGATTTGTTGAATCTCAAAATAAAATAGACACAAAATTTGTTAAATCTGAGAAAATTCATCCTAGATGTTCTGATCTAACATTACAGGTGTCTGATATTGCAAGTAGGTCTTCTGCACTTACAAAAGAGAAGCGATCAG GTAACAGAGACTTTCTTGTCAATATTCGACCTATGCAATGTGGTGGATTTCCATTTGGAAATGGTTTAGCTGGAAATGTTATTGGGATGGGAATCCTAAATTTTGAAGGCTTACCAAAGCTTAAAAATGTGATGTTAGttgaaggactaaaagctaatttACTTAGCGTTAGTCAAATCTGTGATCAAGGGTATactgttaattttgataatgatcATTGTTATGTTCTCAACAGTGATAAACAAT GGATTGTTCGAGGGTTGCCTAAATTAGGTAAAGAATCTGTGAGTAAATGTGAACCTTGCCAGCTTGGTAAGCAATTGAAAGTTACCCACAAATGCATTTCTGATTTTAATACCACCAAGGTTCTTGAATTACTCCACATGGATCTGATGGGTACAATTCAGGTTGAAAGTTTGAATG GTAATTctcatgaattttctgctcctaAAACTCCTCAGCAAAATAGAGTTGTGGAAAGAAAGaaccacaccttgcaggagatggtCAGGGTGATGTTAAATAGCAAAAAGCTTCCCAAGCGATTATGGGCTGAAGCAATGAACACAGCTTGTTATATCATAAATAGAGTGTTTCTTCGTCGAAGTACTCTTAAGACaccttatgaaatctggaaaggtaagaaacccaATGTAAGTCATTTTCATGTGTTTGGTTGTGCTTGGTATATTCTAAGAGATCGTGAAAACACTGTAAAGTTTGATGCTAAGAGTAACggtgtttttattggatattCTGTTAATAGCAGGGCATATCGTGtatataacatgagaacccaaactgtaatgaAGTCTGgtaatgttgttgttgatgattttaaggatttttctgagttttctacatAA